The proteins below are encoded in one region of Nitrosomonas ureae:
- a CDS encoding transposase: protein MTQNYKPAYPPEFRQQMVELVALGKCPKQLSKEFGCHYTSIQTWCRAAGVPIRSSQAIAFAATSSVASLSANERQELLELRKKLKRVEMERDILAKATAWFANNKD, encoded by the coding sequence ATGACACAAAACTACAAACCTGCTTACCCACCGGAGTTTCGTCAGCAGATGGTGGAATTGGTAGCATTAGGCAAATGCCCCAAGCAATTATCCAAGGAATTTGGATGCCACTACACTTCGATACAAACCTGGTGTCGAGCAGCAGGTGTACCAATTAGATCAAGCCAGGCAATTGCTTTCGCTGCGACATCGAGTGTTGCTTCCTTGAGTGCCAACGAACGGCAGGAACTGCTGGAATTGCGTAAGAAGCTCAAGCGTGTGGAGATGGAGCGTGACATATTGGCAAAGGCTACGGCCTGGTTTGCAAACAACAAGGATTGA
- a CDS encoding IS3 family transposase → MGKVYQLIKANRAQFPARVLCETLGVSHSGYYDWAKRTPSRRAITNCRLIEQIMAIYRTSDCTYGRPRITVELADRGVRVNHKRVGRLMREAGIKGVSRRRGFVITTHRNKRDRPAPDLVQRHFKAASINQLWVADMTYIPTWAGFLYLAVVIDVFSRKVVGWSFGETMTASLVISALNMALITRKPGKVIHHSDSKNTCTRFQ, encoded by the coding sequence ATGGGGAAGGTGTACCAATTAATCAAGGCAAACCGGGCCCAATTTCCGGCTCGTGTTCTATGCGAGACACTCGGTGTATCGCACAGCGGTTACTATGACTGGGCAAAACGCACACCCAGCCGACGGGCCATTACCAACTGTCGATTGATCGAGCAGATCATGGCCATATACCGTACCAGCGATTGTACGTATGGCCGTCCCCGCATTACCGTTGAATTAGCCGATCGTGGAGTCAGGGTCAATCATAAGCGCGTAGGCAGGTTGATGCGTGAAGCTGGAATTAAAGGGGTGAGTCGCAGGCGAGGCTTTGTGATCACGACTCATCGGAATAAGCGTGACCGCCCTGCACCGGATTTAGTGCAACGCCATTTCAAGGCAGCTAGCATCAATCAACTATGGGTTGCGGACATGACTTACATTCCTACCTGGGCAGGGTTCCTGTACCTGGCCGTGGTCATCGATGTATTCAGCCGTAAGGTAGTGGGCTGGTCTTTCGGTGAAACCATGACAGCAAGCCTGGTGATCAGTGCGTTGAACATGGCGTTAATCACTCGTAAACCGGGCAAAGTGATTCACCATAGCGATAGTAAGAATACTTGCACCAGATTTCAATAA
- a CDS encoding IS110 family transposase, whose translation MDDNHHGIVGGVDTHKDIHFAAVVDTYDRVLASNSFSTTRQGYKSMLMNWMQSFGEVKRIGIECTGTYGAGLLRYLQQFDVEILEVTSPDKMDRRRRGKNDTIDAENAAHAAFAGIRTVTPKTRDGMVESLRVLKVCRKTAIAARRIALQMIQMNIISAPESIREPLRALTRMQLIRTLVTWRPDLGGYRNISTAYKIALKSLARRYLELHDEIADRDVMISAIVDELAPDLIAGKAIGYESAAQLLITAGDNPDRLKSEASFAALCGVNPIPASSGKVNRHRLNRGGDRAANSALHIIAIGRLRTDNKTKEYVEKRLTQGHTKLEALRCLKRYIAREVYYILKKRNNLINSIQIAA comes from the coding sequence ATGGATGACAATCATCATGGCATAGTTGGAGGAGTTGATACCCACAAAGACATACATTTCGCAGCCGTAGTCGATACTTACGATCGAGTGCTTGCCAGTAATTCTTTCTCCACAACACGGCAAGGATACAAATCAATGCTGATGAATTGGATGCAATCTTTTGGTGAGGTCAAGCGCATTGGAATAGAATGCACTGGGACTTATGGTGCGGGTTTGCTAAGGTATCTGCAGCAGTTTGACGTCGAAATTTTAGAAGTTACCTCACCTGATAAAATGGATCGACGCAGACGCGGCAAGAACGATACAATCGATGCGGAAAATGCGGCCCATGCTGCATTTGCTGGAATACGAACCGTCACACCTAAAACACGAGATGGCATGGTGGAGTCGTTACGAGTTCTAAAGGTATGTAGGAAGACTGCCATTGCAGCTAGACGTATCGCACTCCAAATGATCCAAATGAATATTATTTCCGCACCAGAGTCGATTCGGGAACCGCTCCGTGCACTGACTCGCATGCAATTAATCCGTACTCTTGTCACTTGGCGGCCAGATCTGGGCGGGTATCGTAATATATCAACTGCATACAAAATCGCATTGAAATCTCTTGCACGGCGATATCTGGAATTGCATGATGAGATTGCGGATCGGGATGTCATGATCTCAGCCATAGTTGATGAACTTGCTCCCGATCTGATTGCAGGTAAAGCCATTGGTTATGAGTCTGCTGCACAATTACTCATTACCGCGGGAGACAATCCGGATCGATTAAAATCCGAAGCTAGCTTTGCCGCATTATGCGGTGTAAATCCAATTCCTGCTTCCTCGGGCAAGGTCAATAGACACAGATTGAATCGCGGCGGTGACAGAGCCGCTAATAGTGCACTGCATATTATCGCTATTGGACGACTAAGGACGGACAATAAAACTAAAGAGTATGTTGAAAAGCGTTTAACTCAGGGTCACACTAAACTTGAGGCGCTGCGGTGCCTTAAACGCTATATTGCGCGAGAAGTTTATTACATTCTGAAAAAACGCAACAATCTTATCAATAGTATCCAAATTGCTGCTTGA
- a CDS encoding IS110 family transposase gives MKITTIGIDLAKEVFQIHGVDMYGKALLRKQLRRSEMSKFFANLEPCLIGMEACGSSHHWARKLCEFGHTVKLMSPQFVKPYVKTNKHDMADAEAICEAVSRPNMRFVSIKNIEQQAILSVHRARQGFVKARTAQANQIRGLLSEFGIVIPQGIRSIINRVPDILEDAGNDLPGSMRHLLKQLNDHLKQLSRQIEELELQIKLWHKENEASQRLEAIPGIGPITASAIVATVGNATEFKNGKQLSAWFGLVPKQCSSGGKQILLGISKRGDTYLRTLLIHGARAVIRFAENKEEPESWLRKLIARRNKNIAAVALANKNARIIWALLAQGTTFHHNRATTSVAAEHDYGVA, from the coding sequence ATGAAGATTACAACGATAGGCATTGATTTGGCAAAAGAAGTATTTCAGATTCATGGCGTGGATATGTATGGTAAGGCGTTGCTGCGCAAGCAGTTGCGCCGTAGCGAGATGTCAAAGTTTTTTGCCAATCTGGAGCCTTGCCTGATTGGGATGGAAGCCTGCGGTAGTTCACACCATTGGGCGAGAAAGCTGTGCGAATTTGGGCACACCGTCAAGCTCATGTCACCCCAATTTGTCAAACCCTACGTCAAGACCAACAAGCATGATATGGCAGATGCGGAAGCGATCTGCGAAGCGGTAAGCCGACCCAACATGCGTTTTGTATCGATCAAGAATATTGAGCAACAAGCCATTTTGTCAGTGCATCGTGCCAGGCAAGGTTTCGTCAAAGCCAGAACCGCACAGGCAAATCAGATACGCGGCCTGCTTTCTGAATTTGGTATTGTTATCCCACAAGGGATCCGTTCGATTATCAATCGGGTGCCGGATATTCTGGAAGATGCTGGAAACGATTTACCAGGATCAATGCGTCATTTACTGAAACAGTTGAATGATCATCTCAAACAACTAAGTCGACAAATAGAAGAGTTGGAATTGCAGATCAAGCTGTGGCACAAGGAGAACGAAGCCAGTCAAAGATTGGAAGCTATTCCCGGTATTGGCCCGATTACGGCGAGCGCCATTGTTGCAACAGTTGGAAATGCCACAGAGTTCAAGAACGGCAAGCAACTTTCGGCATGGTTTGGATTGGTGCCAAAACAGTGCTCCAGTGGTGGCAAGCAGATATTACTCGGCATCAGTAAACGTGGCGACACTTATCTGCGCACTTTGCTGATTCACGGAGCAAGAGCAGTCATCCGTTTTGCTGAAAATAAGGAAGAACCAGAAAGCTGGTTGCGTAAACTGATAGCTCGACGCAACAAGAATATCGCTGCTGTTGCACTAGCGAATAAAAATGCTCGTATTATCTGGGCGTTGCTCGCCCAAGGCACAACATTCCACCATAATCGCGCTACGACATCAGTTGCTGCCGAGCATGATTATGGTGTTGCATAG
- a CDS encoding cell division protein ZapA produces the protein MNNSIFNVNIIGREFSIACTDKECEELQLAAVYLGNKIQDIKTEGKIIHSDHIAITAMLKITHELLILKSITSFDMDEFKRRIIILEKKVDEAITMEV, from the coding sequence ATGAATAACTCCATTTTCAATGTAAATATTATCGGTCGTGAATTCAGTATCGCATGCACTGACAAAGAATGTGAAGAACTTCAACTCGCTGCCGTTTATCTGGGTAATAAAATACAAGATATCAAAACAGAAGGAAAAATTATCCATTCCGATCACATCGCGATTACTGCGATGTTAAAAATCACCCATGAATTGTTAATATTAAAAAGCATCACAAGTTTTGACATGGATGAATTTAAGCGTAGAATTATTATCCTAGAAAAGAAAGTTGATGAAGCAATAACAATGGAAGTTTAG